CACAGGATAGACCATCCCGCACCGTGAATGTCAAGAGGCAATCAAGAAGCAGGGGGGGCGCAAGGCTCGCGCCAGGATCAGCGGCAGACGCAGGCGAGGCGGCCTGTCAGGAGCTGGGCGGCTGGCACCCAACAGAAGCCGCGGTCTCAGGGAGGGAAAAATACCATCCCTTGTCCGTGCACTTCCAGGCCGTGTTCCGCCCAGTAGGCTACCAGCGGTGAATCGTCCTCCAGCAGGGAGAACAGCACCGGGATGACCGAGGGATCGGGGTTCAAGGCTAGGGCACGCGCGGCCTCAATCCGCAGGCGCGGGCGGGGGTCGAGCAGGGCGCTGGATAGATGCGGCACCGCCTCGCTTCGCCCGGCGGCCAGGGCGTCCGCCGCCGATCGTGCCACGAGCGGATCGGGATCGGCCAGGGCCTCGGCCAGAGAGGGAAGGCAGGAGGGATCGCCAGCCTCGCGCAGTCCCAGGGCGGCAGCCTGGCGAACAGCGACGTCGGTGTCGGATAGGGCCCGCCTCAGGGCCTGCGTCGATTGCGGCGAGAGCAGCCTGGCCAGGGTGCGCACGGCCCACCAGCGCTGATCGGGGTCGCCCAGCTCGAGCAGCTGGGTTGCCAGCAAGATGGCCGGGGGGCCGAGATCCGCCAGGCGGGCGGCGGCCCGCTCGGCCCGGGCGTCATCCCCCGAGGTCAGCTCGTCAATCAGGAACTGCAGCTCGGGCAGACCGGCCTCACTTGCCGGGGGGCGGGACAGGCAGGTCGCCCTCGGCGACCTGGATCCACTTGTCACCTTCGTCGATCAGCATCACGGGGATGTCATCCAGGATGGGGTACTTGCGGCCACAGTCCGGTTCCTGGCACACCAGCCAAGTGTCCTTCACCAACTTCAGTGCCCCTTCCTTCTCACGCACGCAGTTCGGGCAGCGAAGGATCTCCAGCAAATCCTGACTGATCATAGAAGGCCTCCTGACCGCATTCGCGC
This portion of the Anaerolineales bacterium genome encodes:
- a CDS encoding HEAT repeat domain-containing protein, with the translated sequence MTSGSRSPRATCLSRPPASEAGLPELQFLIDELTSGDDARAERAAARLADLGPPAILLATQLLELGDPDQRWWAVRTLARLLSPQSTQALRRALSDTDVAVRQAAALGLREAGDPSCLPSLAEALADPDPLVARSAADALAAGRSEAVPHLSSALLDPRPRLRIEAARALALNPDPSVIPVLFSLLEDDSPLVAYWAEHGLEVHGQGMVFFPP